CCACAACCCAGCGCAATTGCGGCTGAAGATTGCGGGTGCCGATGCGGCTTTCGGCAAGGCGCGCCCAGCGCCATGACACGACCACCAGCACGCGCTCGAAGATGCGCTGCCCGCGCAGCCGGCGGAAGATGGGCGGACCGTCCTCGCAGCGCGAAAGATAGCCGCGCAACATGATGTAGAGAATGATGCCGCCGACAAGCGCGATCAGGCTCATCAGCAAGGGCAGGTTGAAACCATGCCAGACGGCGAGGCTGTATTCCGGCGTATCGGCGCCGAGAACGCTTTCGACCGCGACGCTCAGGAAAGGCGCGATCGACAGCGAGGGCACGATGCCGACAATGAGACAGACCACCACCAGGAATTCGATCGGAAAGCGCATCCAGTGCGGCGGTTCATGCGGGTTTGGCTGAGGCAGGCCGACGGGCGGCGGACCAAAGAAGACGGTGTGGATGAAGCGCAGGGAATAGGTGACGCTGAAGGCGCCGGCCAGGGTCGCGACATAGGGCAGGATCGTGTCGAGCACGGAATCGGCATGCGTCTCCACCGCCTCGGCAAAGAACATCTCCTTTGACAGGAAGCCGTTCAGCAGCGGCACGCCCGCCATGGCGGCGCTGGCGACCATGGCAAGCGTGGCGGTAAAGGGCAGGTAGCGGAACAGGCCGCTCAGCTTGTGCATGTCGCGCGTGCCGGTTTCGTGGTCGATAATGCCGGCGGCCATGAACAGCGAGGCCTTGAACGTGGCGTGATTGAGCATGTGGAAGATGGCGGCCACCGTTGCCAGCGGGCTGCCCAGGCTCAAAAGTGTGGTGATGAGGCCGAGATGGCTGATCGTCGAATAGGCGAGCAGGCCTTTCAGATCGCGCTGGAACATGGCGAAATAGGCGCCGAGCAGCAGGGTCAGCATGCCGGCCAGCCCCACCAGGAAGAACCATTCATAGGTGCCCGACAAAGCCGGCCACAGGCGCACGAGAAGGAAGACCCCGGCCTTCACCATGGTGGCCGAATGCAGAAAGGCCGAGACCGGCGTGGGAGCCGCCATGGCATTGGGCAGCCAGAAATGAAAGGGAAACTGCGCGCTCTTGGTCAAGGCGCCGAGGAGGATGAAGACGAGCGCTGGCAGATAGAGCTCGTGGCTCTTGATCAGCTCGCCCGAGGCCAGAACCTTGTCGAGATCGTAGCTGCCGACGATATTGCCGAGGAGGAGCATGCCGATCAGGAGACAGAAGCCGCCAATGCCGGTGATCGTCAGCGCCATGCGTGCGCCGTCGCGCGCTGCCGGGCTGTGGTGCCAGTAGCTGATCAGCAGGAAGGAGAAGATGCTGGTCAACTCCCAGAAGATCGACAGAAGGATGAGGTTGCCCGAAACGATGATGCCGATCATCGCTCCCATGAAGGCGAGCAGGAAAGAGAAGAAGCGCGGGATGGGATCGTCGTCGCCCATGTAATAGCGGGCATAGAGCACGACCAGAAAGCCGATCGACGTCACCAGCATGGAAAAGATCCAGGCAAAGCCATCCATGCGCAAGGTGAAATTCAGGCCGAACTGGGGAAGCCATTCCGCCTCGAAGCGGATCACATTGCCGCCGGTGACGGAGAAGTAGGCAAGCGTCGTCAGCGCCAGCGTCATAAGCGTGACGGCACCGGCCACCAGGACCGGCAGATCCCTTGATGTCGTATTGAGGATCAACCCCGAAAGCAGGCTGCCCAGGAAGGGCAGCGCGGGCAGACCCACGAGAAGATAGGGTTCAAACGTTATCCCAACACCCGTATTCCTTTTAGACTCGGCACGAGAGTGCTTCTCGCGACTGAAAAACAGTCCCTAGAAATTCCCGCAGAAACCACATATATGATCAATATCGACCAATATGGGCAGCTTCGACCGATGGGTCAACCCGAGAACTCAACATTATTGACGCCGGCGCTCTGTCGCGCCGCACGCGGTTTTCTTGATTGGACGCAAGCCGATCTGGCGGACCGATCCGGCGTGTCGCGCAGCACCATTCGCGATTACGAAGGCAGCAGGCACGGTGTCCATCGGGCAACGGAAGCGCAGCTCCGTCTCGCCTTCGAACGCGCCGGCCTCGACTTTATCCGCAGCGAGGCCGACACGATCGGCGTTTATCCGGTCCGGCAGCAAGATCTGTAGAGCCGATCTCATCCCATTGGCGCTCCGTCTGCCGGTCCTGACTTCGCCACCACTGTTCGGCGACCAGATCCGACGCCCTTATGTCCCAGAGCGGGTTGTCACAGACTCTGGGAAGGCGAAGCGGCGGCCGCATTCTCTGTGCCGCGGCTAAGACGGCGGCGATTTCGCCAGTCGCCGAGGAACAGCAGGATCGGTGCGGCGATGAAGACCGAGGACGAAGCTGCGATGAAGATGCCGAACACCATCGGCACCGCAAAGCTTTCCACGGCGCTGCCGCCCCAGATCGCCATTGGCAGCATTGCCAGGAAGGCTGTGGCGGAGGTGTAGAGGCTGCGGGCCAGTGTCTCGTTGATCGACAGGTTGATCAGATCGCGGAATGGCATGGCCTTGTAGAGGCGCATGTTTTCGCGCATGCGGTCATAGACCACCACCTTGTCGTTCACCGAATAGCCCACGAGCGTCAGCAGGGCCGCGATGGCGGTGAGGTTGAAGTCCAGTCCCGTCACCGCAAAGAAACCAACAGTCTTGGTCACGTCCAGGATGAGGGTCACGATGGCGCCCACGGCGAAGGGCCACTCGAACCGCCACCAGATATAGATGAGCATTGCGAGACTGGCGAGAACCACGGACGTTATGCCGGCCGTGGCGAGCTCGCCGCTCACCTTCGGCCCCACCACTTCCGTCCGCTCGATGGTCGAGCTGGGATCGATCCGGACGATTTCGCTGCGCAGCCTCTCCACCGCCTGGGTCTGGGCGCTTTCCGGTCCCGGTTGCCGCTCGAGGCGCAGGAGGAGATGATTGCTGTCGCCGAACTCTTGCAGCGACACTTCGCCCAGGCCAAGGCCCTCCAGACCCGTCCTGAACCGGGAAAGATCCGCCGGCGCGGCGGTCGAGATCTCGATCTGTATGCCGCCCTTGAAGTCGACGCCGTAATTGAGGCCGGGCGTGACGAAGAGGATGATGGACGAGATGGAGAGTACGGCCGATATGCCGATGCCGACCAGTCTTGCCTTCATGAAATCGATCCTGGTGCCGTCGCGGATGATGTGAAGCGGCACGAGAGGTCGGATATTGATCGTCTTGAGCTTGCGCCGTCCGGCAATGGCCACCATCGCCACCCGCACGACCGAGACGGCGGTGAACATGGAAATCGCAATGCCGAGGCCCATCGTCACGGCAAAACCGCGCACCGGGCCGGAG
The sequence above is a segment of the Rhizobium sp. SSA_523 genome. Coding sequences within it:
- a CDS encoding monovalent cation/H+ antiporter subunit A — translated: MTFEPYLLVGLPALPFLGSLLSGLILNTTSRDLPVLVAGAVTLMTLALTTLAYFSVTGGNVIRFEAEWLPQFGLNFTLRMDGFAWIFSMLVTSIGFLVVLYARYYMGDDDPIPRFFSFLLAFMGAMIGIIVSGNLILLSIFWELTSIFSFLLISYWHHSPAARDGARMALTITGIGGFCLLIGMLLLGNIVGSYDLDKVLASGELIKSHELYLPALVFILLGALTKSAQFPFHFWLPNAMAAPTPVSAFLHSATMVKAGVFLLVRLWPALSGTYEWFFLVGLAGMLTLLLGAYFAMFQRDLKGLLAYSTISHLGLITTLLSLGSPLATVAAIFHMLNHATFKASLFMAAGIIDHETGTRDMHKLSGLFRYLPFTATLAMVASAAMAGVPLLNGFLSKEMFFAEAVETHADSVLDTILPYVATLAGAFSVTYSLRFIHTVFFGPPPVGLPQPNPHEPPHWMRFPIEFLVVVCLIVGIVPSLSIAPFLSVAVESVLGADTPEYSLAVWHGFNLPLLMSLIALVGGIILYIMLRGYLSRCEDGPPIFRRLRGQRIFERVLVVVSWRWARLAESRIGTRNLQPQLRWVVASGFFAGLMPLYLSGFEPRPFAFSGVDPAFAVLWVIGASLALGAAFYAKYHRLAALVMLGGVGLVVCVTFVWLSAPDLAITQLLVEIVTTVLILLGLRWLPKRNVDLGAVITLRSRFRRFRDLLLAIACGIGMSFIAFAVMTMPVPDAIATYFLDNAYQEGGGRNVVNVILVDFRGFDTLGEIAVLGVVALTVYALLRRFRPAPDSVDMPEQQRIQNRFDEEQPERRPGDTVKDYLLIPSVIMQWLFPVILTVSVYLFMRGHDMPGGGFSAGLTLSIAFLLQYLAGGTRWAEDRIRILPLRWMGAGLLVATATGIGAWVLGYPFLTSHTRYLDLPLIGKVPAATALLFDLGVFLLVVGSTVLILVALAHQSIRINRLRAIDASRAEEG
- a CDS encoding helix-turn-helix transcriptional regulator — its product is MINIDQYGQLRPMGQPENSTLLTPALCRAARGFLDWTQADLADRSGVSRSTIRDYEGSRHGVHRATEAQLRLAFERAGLDFIRSEADTIGVYPVRQQDL